In Lotus japonicus ecotype B-129 chromosome 5, LjGifu_v1.2, one genomic interval encodes:
- the LOC130721562 gene encoding pre-mRNA-processing ATP-dependent RNA helicase prp5 — MAKGDDVARRKKNKKLRKKSDSNSLSSKAAAAVAAKKRRKAGKRRLCQGMCYSLPTPEDPFNDKHGKEENKTRVPKKKPTRSPKDDTILLNGESGPGRKGAVGRDISQKLNQQTGTGSVAANNSLGRECIINSEKKNIEVADLCGARQLGCEISEFPSKFVFWCLSAIENALRHGDAYTDGEGNSFFLNSWGLEFSKCYSTGKDLMDTSGTSATTEQIAWVVSAAADTFVRKEKQGLSFACPFLLFLVPSHEKAVQVRTVCKPLKSVGIHTVSIHPGASLDHQIQGLRSCEPEFLVSTPERLLELISIKAIDISGISMLVIDGLNTIYSAGHTDTLKSIKKFISGNLRMVVFNDSFNHMSIPMVRYLLTGSICRLSVNNSITSLSSCIIQSVKVCTSEEDKLVQSVEVLDQFSSSGTQNSNLLYILRKDANCHKLVKALKSKGCSISHSVMASSNDSVDLSNRLRPAVSVIDVEHISNVDIGTYDVIVLPYFVPSLDTYVHILTKMARQSANGALHGFLKEGDVEVAGPLIAILEQCGQEVPQDLQHLHNVSNMVS, encoded by the exons ATGGCGAAGGGTGACGACGTtgcaagaagaaagaagaacaaaaagcttagaAAGAAGAGTGACTCTAACTCTCTATCTTCAAAGGCTGCGGCCGCTGTCGCCGCCAAGAAACGCCGTAAGGCCGGAAAACGACGCCTTTGCCAG GGGATGTGCTATAGCCTACCTACTCCAGAGGATCCATTCAACGATAAACATGGGAAAGAGGAAAACAAAACAAGGGTTCCTAAAAAGAAACCAACGCGTTCCCCAAAAGATGATACAATTCTCCTTAATGGGGAGAGTGGACCAGGAAGGAAAGGCGCTGTTGGTCGGGATATTTCACAAAAATTGAATCAACAAACAGGAACTGGATCTGTTGCTGCCAACAATAGTCTGGGCCGCGAATGTATTATCAACTCAGAGAAGAAGAATATTGAGGTGGCTGACCTTTGCGGTGCCCGACAACTTGGTTGTGAAATTTCAGAGTTCCcttcaaaatttgttttttggtGTCTAAGTGCAATTGAAAATGCACTACGACATGGTGATGCGTACACGGATGGAGAGGGTaattctttctttcttaattcATGGGGATTGGAATTTTCCAAGTGTTATTCTACAGGGAAAGACCTGATGGACACTAGTGGAACCTCTGCTACTACTGAGCAAATTGCATGGGTAGTTTCTGCGGCAGCTGATACTTTTGTGAGAAAAGAGAAACAAGGCTTATCATTTGCATGTCCCTTTCTTTTGTTCCTTGTTCCTTCCCATGAAAAAGCTGTCCAG GTCCGAACAGTTTGCAAGCCTTTGAAATCTGTAGGAATACATACCGTGAGTATTCATCCAGGTGCTTCCTTAGATCATCAGATTCAAGG TTTGAGAAGTTGCGAGCCTGAGTTTCTTGTTTCTACTCCTGAGAGGCTTTTGGAGCTTATTTCTATAAAGGCCATTGATATTTCTGGTATTTCCATGCTG GTTATTGATGGGCTCAATACTATTTATAGCGCTGGCCATACTGATACATTAAAATCCATCAAGAAGTTTATTTCTGGCAATCTTCGTATGGTGGTTTTCAATGATAGCTTCAACCATATGTCTATCCCAATGGTCCGGTATCTTCTTACAGGATCTATCTGTAGACTATCTGTCAATAATTCAATTACCAGCCTAAGTTCATGCATTATCCAGTCTGTTAAAGTGTGTACATCAGAAGAAGATAAACTAGTTCAG AGCGTTGAAGTATTGGATCAATTTTCGAGCAGCGGCACTCAGAATTCAAACCTACTATATATTTTGAGGAAAGATGCTAACTGCCATAAATTGGTCAAGGCTCTCAAATCCAAGGGCTGTTCCATTTCACATTCTGTTATGGCAAGTTCAAACGATAG TGTGGATTTAAGCAACAGATTACGACCAGCGGTTTCTGTGATTGATGTGGAGCATATCTCTAATGTGGATATAGGGACCTATGATGTGATTGTGCTACCTTATTTTGTACCTTCTTTGGACACTTACGTGCATATTTTGACAAAGATGGCCCGCCAAAGTGCCAATGGTGCTTTGCATGGTTTCTTAAAAGAAGGAGATGTTGAAGTTGCTGGACCACTCATTGCGATTCTTGAACAATGCGGGCAGGAAGTGCCTCAAGACCTGCAGCATCTGCATAATGTATCAAACATGGTTTCTTAG